From one Cardiocondyla obscurior isolate alpha-2009 linkage group LG06, Cobs3.1, whole genome shotgun sequence genomic stretch:
- the LOC139103210 gene encoding nucleolar protein 58-like, with amino-acid sequence MSMRISEEDLEPPMYDQPVSKEMKERLGNLLKKYRQMNDNQKDEFQKMVVEAMKNAVNKSLPTKMLVPLWIANHTPCFVLVLFAASAMGFILVALVRKIYGHQGNKEEEDEDEDEDESSDEDEEEEQEKEKEPEKEKEPEKEKEPEKEKEPEKEKDQEKEKEQEKEKKQEKEKEQEKKDEQAKKREQQKEEDRKNEEREKEKEQAEKEKEEERKKEKEQAEKQEQAKRHEPEKDKEKKNLEEQKKEKEQAEKELQAKKDEQKNAKKQKKGKEQKREPLWQVDDKFS; translated from the exons ATGTCGATGAGGATTAGTGAGGAAGATCTCGAGCCTCCAATGTACGATCAGCCTGTATCGAAAGAGATGAAAGAACGGCTGGGGAATCTACTCAAGAAGTATCGACAGATGAATGACAACCAAAAGGACGAGTTCCAAAAAATGGTAGTTGAAGCAATGAAAAATGCTGTGAACAAGTCGCTGCCTACCAAAATGCTTGTGCCGCTGTGGATCGCAAATCACACGCCCTGTTTTGTCCTAGTCTTGTTTGCAGCATCAGCTATGGGATTTATACTTG ttGCCTTGGTACGTAAGATATATGGGCATCAAGGAAAcaaagaggaagaagacgaagacgaagacgaagacgaaTCTTCagacgaagacgaagaagaggaacaagaaaaagaaaaggagccagagaaagaaaaggagccagagaaagaaaaggagccagagaaagaaaaggagccagagaaagaaaaggatcaagagaaagaaaaggagcaagagaaagaaaagaagcaagagaaagaaaaggaacaagagaaaaaagatgaacaagcgaaaaaaagggaacaaCAGAAAGAAGAGGATCGAAAGAAtgaagaacgagagaaagaaaaagaacaagcggaaaaagagaaagaagaggaacgaaagaaagaaaaggaacaaGCGGAAAAACAGGAACAAGCGAAAAGACACGAACCAGAGAaagataaggaaaaaaaaaacttagaggaacaaaagaaagaaaaggaacaaGCGGAAAAAGAGTTACAAGCGAAAAAAGACGAacaaaaaaatgcaaaaaaacaaaaaaaaggaaaggaacaAAAAAGAGAACCTCTTTGGCAAGTAGACGATAAATTCTCATAA